The following coding sequences lie in one Salvelinus fontinalis isolate EN_2023a chromosome 21, ASM2944872v1, whole genome shotgun sequence genomic window:
- the LOC129819143 gene encoding fibroblast growth factor 10-like, which yields MCIWTVTKGAAAWSCIRLSILSVLLVLLLCPLPSTCHPIAPGVATRSVARLSRAANASSDTVVGRHVRSYNHLQGDVRKRKLYSYQKFFLRIDKNGKVNGTKNKDDLYSVLEIKSVDVGIVAIKGLSSNFYLAISKKGELYGARDFGVDCRLTERIEENRYNTYASAEWRNKKKPMFVGLSANGKPMRGKKTRRKNTATHFLPIVV from the exons ATGTGCATATGGACAGTGACTAAGGGTGCCGCCGCCTGGTCCTGCATTCGTCTGTCCATCCTCTCAGTGCTGCTCGTCCTGCTGCTCTGTCCACTGCCCTCCACGTGTCATCCGATTGCACCTGGGGTCGCCACTCGCTCCGTGGCGCGCTTGTCCAGGGCTGCCAACGCCTCTTCAGACACTGTTGTGGGGCGGCATGTGCGCAGCTATAACCATCTCCAAGGAGACGTGCGCAAGAGGAAACTCTACTCCTATCAGAAGTTCTTTCTCAGGATTGATAAAAATGGCAAAGTCAATGGCACCAAAAACAAAGACGATCTCTACA GTGTGCTGGAGATCAAGTCAGTGGATGTTGGGATCGTGGCCATCAAGGGGCTCAGCAGTAACTTTTACCTGGCAATCAGCAAGAAAGGAGAGCTTTATGGCGCG AGGGACTTTGGTGTTGACTGTCGACTGACCGAGCGGATTGAGGAGAACAGGTACAACACCTATGCCTCAGCAGAGTGGCGGAACAAGAAGAAGCCCATGTTCGTGGGGCTGAGCGCCAACGGCAAGCCCATGAGGGGCAAGAAAACACGAAGGAAAAACACTGCCACCCACTTCCTGCCCATAGTGGTGTAG